The Paraburkholderia sp. FT54 sequence GCCGCCCGAGCACGCGCCTGAAGTTATCCGGCTCGGCCATGTCGTGCTTGAACTCGCCGACTTTCAGGAAACCAGCGCATGGTACACGCGGCATTTCGGGTTTATCCCGAGCGATGTGCAGGTGCTTCCCGATGGCTCGCCCGTTGTCGCGTTCATGCGGCTCGATCTTGGTGACAAGCCGGCCGATCACCATACGCTCGCGCTTGCACAAGGTTTCCTGCCCACCTACAGCCATAGCGCCTACGAAGTCGTTGACGCCGACGCGGTCGGCATGGGCCAGCGCGTCCTGCGCGAGCAGGGCTGGACGCACGCGTGGGGAATCGGACGACATATCCTGGGCAGCCAGATCTTCGACTACTGGCAGGACGCATGGGGCGACAAGCACGAGCACTACTGCGATGGCGATCTCTTTACGGCCGATGCGCCGACCGGTGTCCATGGCGTGAGCCGTGAGGCCATGGCGCAATGGGGACCGACAATGCCGCGCAGTTTCACGAAGCCCAAATTCACGCCTGCGAGCATCGTGGCGCTCTTCAGGAACCTGCGCCGCAGCCCCGACCTGACGCTGAGCAAGCTGAGGACGCTGGCAAAGCTTTTCGCCTGACCCAACTCTTTCCATCGAATCCGGAGATCGAAAAATGGCACTTCACGTTCTGCATTATTTGCATCAAGACCGCGCCCAGTGGGGCGTGGTCGCTAATGGCGCTATCACGCCGATTCCCGGCGAATTCAGGTCGACCGCCGAGTTGATCGAGGCTAACCCGGTCGAGCGGCTGTTCGTGCTGAGCGGCCCGACGGTTCGCGAATCGGAAGTGCAATGGTTGTCACCCGTGACCGCCAATCAGCAGTTCGTCTGCCAGGGCGCGAATTATCGCCAGCATATGATCGAATCCGGCATGGACCCGGATGTGAAGAAATTCAACATGATTTTCACGAAGGCGACAAGCTGCATCGTTCCGGCCGACTCGCCCGTGGTTAAACCAGACGGGGTGCAGTTCCTCGACTACGAGATCGAACTCGGCCTCGTCCTCAAACGCGACATCTCGTCCCGCGAAACTGTCACCGAGGAGAATCTGCATGAGTACGTCGCCGGCGCCGTGATCGTCAATGACTATTCCGCGCGCGATATCCAGATTCCGCAAATGCAGTTCTACAAGGGCAAGAGCTATCGCACGTTTGGCCCTGTCGGCCCTTACCTTTGCCTTCTCGAGAAACAGGATATTCCAAAGCTGAAGGAGCTCGTGCTGACGCTGACGGTAAACGGAACGGTCCGGCAGAATGACTCCACGTCGGGCCTGGTCTATGGTCCGGCAGAGACCTTGACGGAACTCTCAGCCATACACGACCTGCGCGCCGGGGACCTGCTCGCGACCGGCACGCCTTCCGGCTGCGCACTGAGCATTCCGTCACCCGAGAAGCAACGCGCCGCGGCGCAGCTGCCTGAAGCGGAAAAATGGCGTCTATTCCTGAAGATGCAGGAGGAGAGGCCACAGTACCTGCGGGTCGGTGACGTCGTGGAGTCGTATATCGCCAGCTCTGATCGCTCGATCAATCTGGGCGTACAGCGTAACGTCGTCGTGGAAGAAGCAGCATGACAGGCGTCGCAAACGTACGCGATGTCCTTGCCATGGAAATGAAGGGGCAGCCAGCGGATCTCCCGTCGAGCACCTACGAGATGATCTGTCGGGGCGCGGCCCTCAATCCGTCGGCGCCCGCACTTTCGTTCTTTGCAACGGCAGACGGCTACCAGAACGCTGAGTGCTGGACGTACAGCGAATTCGTGCGCGATGTCACGCGCACCGCGAACATGTTTGCGCGCCTGAGAGTACAGCGCGACTCGGTGGTCGCATACGTTCTGCCCAACCTCCCTGAAACGCACTTTGTGATCTGGGGCGGGGAAGCCGCCGGGATTGTCTGCGCGATCAATCCGCTGCTTGAGAGTGACGCCATCGGCGAACTGCTCAACGCCTCGGCGGCGAGTGTGCTCGTAACGCTGGCGCCGTTTCCCGGAACCGACCTTTGGCAGAAGGTGCAAGCCGTGCTGCACAAGCTCCCTTGCCTGGAGCAACTGGTGCTCGTGAATCCGGCCGACCGCATGCAGGGCGAAAAGGGATTAGCGGCCCGGGCGCTTCAACGTGGCGAGTGTTCAAAACTGCATGGGCCCGGCGGCGTTCATAGTGCGGTTCCTTCGCATGTCGGTATCCACGATTTTGGCACTGCCATCGCGGGAGAGTCCGGGGTGGCGCTCAGCAGCACGCGTCGAACGAGCATCGACGATGTATCGTCCTTCTTCTGCACAGGCGGCACCACGGGACTACCGAAGATTGCGGTTCGGCGGCACGGCAATGAGGTGGCCAATGCGTGGAACGCGGGTCAATTCTTCGGCGAAAGCATTGGCCCGGGGAAGACGATTTTTTGCGGGTTGCCGCTTTTCCACGTCAACGCCGTGATGGTGACAGGTCTGCTGGCGTTCTCGCGTGGTGCCCACGTCGTGCTCGGCACACCGCAAGGTTATCGGGGCGAAGGCGTTGTCAAGCGCTTCTGGGAAATCGTCGAACATTACCGCATCAACTTCTTCAGCGGTGTCCCGACACTGTACGGATCGCTGCTGGACGTTCCGGTTGGCGAGCGCGATATCAGTTCGCTCGAATATGGACTGTGTGGCGCCGCCCCCATGCCGGTGGAATTGCTTCGCACCTTCCAGGATCGCACAGGAATCAGAATCCTTGAGGGCTACGGCCTCACGGAAGGCACCTGCGTTAGCAGCGTTAATCCCCCGCTTGGCGAGCGCAGGGTCGGTTCGATTGGTCTTCGTCTGCCCGGTCAGGCCATGAAAGCCGTGGTGGTCGACGAAACCGGTCGATATGTGCGGGATTGCGTTGCCGATGAGGTCGGCCAGCTGGTTATCTCCGGACCCAACGTATTCGCTGGCTATACCCGGCCGGAGCAGAACTGTGGCATCTGGATGGAGGGTGGTGACGGCGGGCGCTGGCTTAACACCGGCGACCTCGGACGGTGTGACCCCGACGGCTACTTCTGGCTGACCGGCCGGAGGAAGGAACTGATTATCCGGGGCGGACACAACATCGACCCCGCGGCAATCGAAGAACCGTTGCATCGCCATCCCGCAGTCCAGATCGCCGCAGCTATAGGCCGTCCGGATATGCACGCGGGCGAGTTGCCGGTCGCCTATGTGCAGCTAAAGCCGGGCACAACGGCAACCGAAGCGGAACTGGCCGAGTTTCTGCGTCACGCGATCAATGAACGCGCCGCGTTGCCAAAGGGGATACGGATCGTAGATGCGATGCCGCTGACGGGCGTCGGCAAGATCTTCAAGCCGGCGCTGAAACGGCGCGAAACGGCCGACGCGCTGGAGTCGGCTCTCATCGAGGCTGGCGTCGAGGATGCAACCGTCAGCCTCATCGATGACACCTCGCGCGGGATTTCGCTTCACGTCGAACTTGGCGATCCTGCGTTCGAAGCATTGGCCACTTCCGCGCTCGGGCGCTTTCCGTTCGCATTTTCGATCTCGGCCGCCGTGAGACAGCCAAAGACGGAGCAGGCGACGGGGACGGACCCGGCAGCGACAGATGCGCAGGGCAGCCCAACGTGAGACGAGCGACGACATCAAAAGTGACGCGTTCGGTCATGCGCCCGGATTAAAGGTCAATCAGGCGTACGCGCCGCGATGCCGCGATTCAAAATGCTTGCCGGTGGATTTAGGTTAGAACACCTAATTGTTTAGAGGAAAAGAGAATGGTTGCTACATCAGAAAGGTCTTTGCGTTCGCAGGTTGAAAAATGGCTCGGACCGACTTCTTCGACGCCGGTTCGGGTTACCCGATTCAGCCGCGCACGTTCGAATCAGAGACCGTGCGTGCGTATCGAGCTACTGCTACCGACAGGCCCGCTTGGATTCTTTTTCTTCCGGCACCGCGACGGTACATGGTGCGTGTTCCCGCCTGAGGCGGAACGCCTGGCCATGCACGCTTACTAGATTCAGGGCGATCGGAGTATGTGGCATGCGTAGCTATACGAAAGGAAGAAAAAAATCAATTGAGTAGATGCGGCGGCGGCACCAGTGATTCATAAAAATTTCCAGACAGAGCGACAGGAGAAGAGACATGAGGAATTACAAACGCGCAATCAGTTCGATCGGTATGGCGGCTTGCATCTGCTCGGCTGCGCTTGTCGACGATGCCAATGCGCAGTCGGCAGGAAGCATAACGCTGTCGACAGGATGGCTTCACGTTGCGCCACAGGGCAATGCAACGCCGCTTACAGTCGAAAGCGTTGGCGGCATTGCGGTGAATCAGCAACTTTCCGGCACCGGCGCGCACGCAAGCTCCACGGATACGATGGGAATTACCACCGAGTATTACGTCACTGACAACATCGGTGTCGCCACGCTGATTGGACTGCCACTCACAGTGAACCTGGTTGGTGAGGGCACGCTCAGTAAGTATGGGAACCTCGGGTCGACGAGGCCGATCCCGCCCGCTATCGTCCTTCGATACCACCTGTTTGCAGCCCAGTCAAAATTCCGTCCGTTCGTCGGATTAGGAGTGAACTATACGTGGTTCACTCAGGTTCGAACAACTAATAGTCAATTCGTAACCGATAACCTTGGTCCGGGCGGTTCGGCACACGCGTCACTCAGTTCATCATGGAATCCGGTATTCGAGATCGGGGCAAATTATGCGATTACAAAACACTGGTCTGTCGGAACCGCTGTCGGTTACGTTCCGCTAAAGACTCACCTTACCCTGGACGGGACGACCGCAACTGGAACGCACATCGTTTCCAGCTCGACGCTGCGAATCAATCCCATTAACGTCTTCCTGAACATCGCCTATACGTTCTAGCGCGTACAGGTCGTTAATGCGCGAATCGAGAGGTTTGAATGCTCCTGAAGACATGGACGTTACCTTTCGCCGCCCGGACCTGGCTGCGATCCATCGAAATGGAGGTCATGGGGAACACCGACTCCCAAACAGCCGAAATTGACCCCCGGCTTACCCCAGCCCTGCATCGCCATCATCATGATCTTGCAGCGCACCCATTGGTCCTGGGGGGAGTGTTCACCGAGGGATGCGGCGAGCTCGACTGGGCCAAGCCGGTCTTTGACTCGTCGGATCTGTCCGATCACATGTCGTGGCGCGACTTCTGCCGCAAGGGCTATTTTGTCGTGCCACCCGAAAAGCCCGAGTTGCGCCATCCACGGCACGGCCCGCAAAACCGATGGGATTACCGTGCGTTTATTCAGGCGATCCGCGGAGGCTACATTCAGCGTACGATGGAAACAGACGGAGGTGGGTCGGGCGCTCAGCGGTGGCTTCGCATCCCGGCTGAGGGCGTCTTCCGCGGGAGGGTGAAGTGATCCGACGTGTCTTGCTGGTGCGGAAAATGAAACCGCCGACCCTTTCAACTAAAGTACACTATTGAGGCACGTACTGACTTGCCAAAGAAAGGACCGCAGCGTGCCGGGTGGAATGACCGGTCAGGTTCTCACGATTGACGAACTGAGACGGCTGAACAGATTGAAGGCGACCCATGGATATGTTGCAGGCCATACGTGCCTTTTCCCGAGTTGCATCAGTTGGCAGCTTTACCACGGCAGCGCAGGAACTAAACCTCGTTACATCTCAGGTCTCACGTGCTATCGCAGACCTTGAGACGCACTTGAAGGTACGTCTGTTGCAGAGGACGACCCGACGCGTGACGTTGACTGAAGCAGGGCAGCGATATCTTTCGCACTGCGAGGTGATTCTGAAACAGTTGGCGGAGGGCGAGGCGGAGGTATCCGAAGAGAGCGCCGAACCAGTCGGGACCCTTAGGATCGGCGTATCCACCAGCTTTGACCGATTTCACCTATCAGTGCTTCTTTCGAGCTACCTGGAGCGATTCCCACAGGTTTCGGCGAGCGTGACACTGTTGCGGCACGTACAGGAGGCGCTGCTCGGCCATTACGACGTCGTACTACTTTGCTCGTCCGAACCGCCCGGCCCCGGCACACTCTCCGAGTGTCTTGGCGCAATGTCTTCAATCCTATGTGCAGCACCTGTCTATCTGGCGCGATACGGAGTGCCGAAGGCACTTTGTGACCTTAAACAACATCGGTGCGTTGATTATGCTGGCGACTTGCCATCCGGGCAATGGCAGTTTCAAGGGCCATCTGGCCACGAAACGTGCTCGGTCGGTGACATGGTTCTTCGTAGCGATCTGAGCGATGTACTCATTGATGCAATTGAGGCTGGTCTTGGTATCGGCCCATTGCCACTGCGGGTGGGAATGCAAAAATTGCAGGCTGGAACGGTAATGCACGTCCTGCCCAGGTACAGGATGCAGGCGCGCAATGTCTACGTGCTTCTTTCTTCACCCCCCTCTCTCGATAAGAAAGTAAGGACATGGGTCGAATTTCTCAAGGAAGCATTACCCCAGCGTCTCGTACGGGAGGAGGCTGAGTTCACGCCTCGCCTGGCGCCGTTGTTTGGCGATGACGAAATGCCCACAAACCACGTACAAAACAGAGGTACTCTGGATACGTGAGATAAACGCGACTTTTGGAATCGGATGGCTAGAAAGTCTGTACAGGTCTTATCTTGAACGGCGGTTATCGCGCACGGTGACGCGCCCTCATGCGGCGTCGAGAAGATGACAGAAAAAAGCCAAGCTTCGGGCTCGCGCCCGGAGCTGGCTTCGTGATACGGCCAGACGTCACTGGCCGTATACAATCCATTTCTGTTAGAACTTGTGACGGATACCCAGGCTGACGATCACTTGCGAGCTGGATCCCGCCGTTAAGCCGTAGGAGCCAACCGAAGCATCAGCTGTGACGTGGCTACCATCGAGCGCTCGTTGCGTCCCGTTTGCGTGCTGGTAAGCGCCAATCAGGTACAGGTCAGTACGCTTCGACAGGAGGTAGTCCGCACCCAGCGAACCCTGGTGGTACGTAGCCGACGTGTCGCCAGCTCCGTGCGTGTAGATGTAGCCCAAACCGATCAGCATGGCAGGCGTGAGCTGGTAACCCGCATAGCCGCCAGCGACGTGAAATTTCTCCTGGTTCTGGAAGAGCGAGAAGCCGTCCGGCTTGTATTGCGCGAAGCTATAACGGATGTTGAAAGTGAATGGACCCGTGACGTACTGGGCTGCTGTCGACGTGATGTCGACCGACTTGGCCGACGAGTATGCGCCGTTGATGGCCGAGTCGAAGGTACCGTCGGACGTTACACTGGAACTCCAGTGCGACAACGGGTTGGTCGTGCTGACGCGGCCAGCCGCAGTGTTGGCGTTTTCCATGCGGAGGTAGCCGGCTGCAAAGCTGAACGGACCGACGCTGTACGTTGCCGCGCCCGACCACGTCTGGCCTGCGCCCGTTGAGCCTGCGACGCCGCCGAATGCATACATGCCTTCGATCTGGAAGCCGCTCCACACCGGCGATACGTACTTGATTGCGCTGTTGGTACGGGAGCTGTTGTCGTTATTGTCGACGTCGCCCGGCGTCGTGAACGTGCTGCCGAAGTAGTTATCAGCCGTCAGCGGCTGGACCATGTCGACGAGCGGGTCGTATTGGCGACCCAACGTGACCGTACCGTACTGGTCCTGCGTCAGCCCGACGTACGCCTGGCGGCCGAACAGGCGACCGCCCTGGTTCAATTTGCCGGTGTTTACGTCAAAGCCGTTTTCCAACTGGAAGATGGCCTTCAGGCCACCGCCAAGGTCTTCCGTGCCCTTCAAGCCCCAGCGGTCGCCCTGCAGGTTGCCGGCGTACGTTTGAAACAGGTGGTTGTTCGCCGAGTCCGCATGGTACACATACTGGATCGATTCATCGATCAGGCCATACAACGTCACGCTGCTCTGTGCATGTGCTGCGCCTGCAGCGCCGAGCAGTGCAAGCGAGAAGGTCGACAGTGCAATTCGTTTCATTCACTTCTCCCGGCAGAATCATTGTTGGTGGGAACTTGAAGTTAACTCCATATCCTTCGGTTACCGAAGCAAAAGAAATAATGTGTCGTGAAATTCCGACACTGACGCCTTGCACATTTGTCAGAGGAAAAAACGCCAACGGAGCGAGATGCGAGTCCCTCTGTGTTCACGTTTTTGTGTGGCGATCGCTTAATTTGCTACACGGCACGTTGTGCTGAACGTCGGCCGGCGAGGCGCATGAGCAGCCGAAGAAGAGAGCGCAAAATTTCTGGGGCAGGATAGAGCTTAAGCAGCGGTAGCGACACCGGGCAAGGGCGTGCGACCAGTAGGCGCTTTTCCTCCGGTGCGATGAAGGATGATAGGGCCGCATCGCTCACGAAAGCCACTCGCACGCAAACCGTGCAACCAGCGCCGCACCCGCGAATATCGTCGCGAGCCAGCACAGCGCACGCAAGGTCCAATGCGCGCTAAGATCGCCTACCGCCGAACGCTTCATGCTCAGCAGCACGAGCATTACCATGACGGGCGTAGCTGTCGAACCATTGAGCACGGCGCTCCAGTAGAGCGCGCTTATCGGCTCGACGTGCACGAGCGTAAGCGCAACGCCGATCGACACACCGAGCGCCATCACGACGAGCAGCGCTCGCGCAACGGGCCGGTTGCGCTGCCTACCGACGCGCCGGTCGCGCGCGCTCACTGCCGCGTTGGCGGCCGACCCGGCGAGCGGAGGCAACGCGAGCAGGGCAGTACCGATGAACGCAATCCCCAGCACATGTGATGCGTACCCGCCGACAAGCGGCCGCAGTATGTTCGCCGCATCGTAGGAGTTGTTCAGACCGTGTCCGGTCGAATGCAAAGTCGCCGCAGCCGCTGCCATGATGAACAAACCCACCGCGTTCGAGAGGACCGTTCTGATTAACGTGTCGCGGCGCATTATTTTCAGATGCGGGCTGTGCGTATCGCGGGCGGGGTCGCCCGTTTGTGGTTGTGATTGCGATTGTGGGCGCTGTTCTTCGATCTGCTGTTCGGCCTGAGAAAAGAGCAGATATGGACTGATCGTCGTACCGAGCACCGCGAGCAGCATCGTGAAATAGTCCACGCTCCATGTGATCCGCGGCACGACAGCGCGCAGAGCGAGCGTCTGCCATGGCGTATTGCTTATGACGGTCACACCGACGTACGCAAATAGACACGCCGCAAGCCATTTCAGAATCCGCGCATAACGCGCATAAGGCACGAACCACTGGAGCGCCATCGACAGGATGCCGAACGCGGCGGCGAACAACGGTATCGACCCGCGCCATAGGAGTTGTGCGCCGACGCCCATCGCGACGACATCGGCCGCGATGTTGAAAATATTGGCGACCAGAAAACGCATGACGGCGAGGTAGAACAGTAGCCGGGAATAATGCTCACGCATGTTCACCGTCAGGCCCTTGCCCGTCTGCGCGGCGATTCTCGCGGCGACGAGCTGGAACGCTACCATCGACGGATATGAGAGCGCGCACGTCCAGAGCATGTCGTATCCGAATTGCGCGCCCGCCAGCGAATATGTCACGACGCCGCTCGGGTCGTTGTCCGTCGCGGTCGACACAAGTCCCGGGCCGACATGTGCAGCCCACGAATGCGCGGGCAGTTCGTCGCGCGCCTCCGCGCTTCGTTCCGGTTCGCCGACGAGAGACATGGTTCTCCTTGCACTGGGTCCACGGCGGTCCAGTGATGTCGCGGGATCGGCCAGGAGCCGCCGCCTGTCCCGGTTACTGTCGGAGATACCGACCAGGCGCCCGCCATTCTCCTGCTCATCACGCCAGGTGATTTCCGCCAGCCACGCCGTACACTTCACCCGTCACGAAGCTCAACTCCTGCGATGCCCGGACTCCCTGCGTCGGTCAGTCGGAGGTCAGGGCGTCGCCTGGGAGGCCCGCATGAGCACAACGGCCGAGCAACGGGCATTCCCGGTAAGGGCCTGCGCAACCGCGCGACGATATTTACTGTCCGCCGCGCGACTCCAATTCGACGATTCGGTCGGCGGTTCGGCACGCCATAGTCTGAATGGACTCGATTTACCTTCCTCCGTCGAACCTGCTTTTTCCGGCCGCACAGGAGGGGTTGCCCGGTAGAGACAAGATCGACGTCGACGAAGCGTTTGTCGAGCCCTTCCTCGTCAGGCCCCGGTCGCGAAATTTGAAACGTTGGCATGAAGCCGGGCACAGCTGCGGTTCGAAAGTTCCGACCTGACTTAACCGTCCTGACCGCCCGGTCCCTTGCATGCAACTCACACGGACCTGAGCATGACTTTCCGGATGGTGCCACCTAGCCACGCGGTGATCCCCGAACGGCTGACTATTCCGATAGTCCGGCGAGGCCCGAGGACGATAGTGCCGACGCACAACGCCAACAGCAGCGTGACGCGCGGTGCCTTGGCCAGCGAAGCGATCAGGCTGGCAGCAGAGGACTTTGTCTGGCCATGTGCGGCCGGGACCGATGGCGGAGTGCTATTCGCCGCTAGCAACGCTGTGCGTGATTCCGCCATGCGCAGCAGAATGGCGGTCTCGGCGCCCCTATTGGTCGGTGCGCGGGTCATTTCAGCGCCTCCTTCAACGTGTCGAGATCGGTCCGGAGTTCTCCCTGCAGAACATGAAGCGAACGTCCCGGTTTCTGGGAGCGGACGAAGAGTAGAGAGACGATGGAAACAACCAGCCACATCGCGGCGACGCCCCACACCACTGGAAGGAAGTAAGGCGTCCGCCACGCCGTCGCAATGATCGCAATGCACACAAACGAAAGTGTGAACAGGCCAGCGACGGCCAGGGCAACAAGTGCGCTCAACTCGCGGACGAGACGTTTCCGGGTCTCCTCAAGTTCGACGCCGATGAGTTCGCCATAATCGGTGGCTCGTTCAACGCAGAATCTGCCGACGTTTCGCCACTTCGTGACTTTCGAACGCATAGACATCGCGGTACTCCTCGGGGCTGGCTTGTTGCGGAAACGCCGTGGCGGCCTGTCAGGTGCTTGTCGCCTACACCTTTCAGGTCTCGTCGAAGGCAAACCCGAGTAGCCTTATTCCCGATCTCTCGAGTCGCTTCGGTCGTAGTCGGGCCCGGAGCGATTGGGCGCGCGCAAAGCCCCAAGGATGAAGCCCACGCCGGCGGCAATTGCCAGCGCTGCGAACGGCCGTGCCACAGTAGACTCGCGCACGACATCCGCAAAATCGGCATAGAGTTGCTGCGCTTTGCCACTCAACTCTTTCGCTGTTCCGCTCACTTGCGCACCGGCATTGCCCAGCAGGTCCCCGGCGGCTTGCTGCACGTCGCCAGCAACCTCCCGTAGCGTTCCTTCTGCTTTCGTCGTTTCCATTGTCTGCTCCTCAAGTGAGTGCGATCAGGCCGCACGGGGAAAATGCGTCGGCATGAATGTCGCGAGTCACGCCTCGCCGCAAACGCTGGTTCGGCCGCGGGACGGCGTGAAAGATCCTGCGCAAAAGTTGGGCCCAACCGGGTAATTCGTTGACGCACTTGTAAGGCCGGCGCTCTCCAAAGTCAGCTTTTCCTTGCGATCTTGTTGGAAGTAACAAAGTGCTGGTCCCGTCGTTCAGTGGATCTAACATGAAAGCACTGCCGCCGAAAAGCGCATAACGTGGACCGTCTCGCGCAGGCCACGTCATGGCGCGGATTCAAAATGCGAGGCGATCTTCTGGTGAAGGCGTGCTCAAGTGGGCATCTTTGTTGCGCCGCACGCACACACACGTACCGTAATTCAAATTTCATCAAATCCCTGGAGGGCGTAATACGTGAGTAGGCGTTGTCTCTGGTCGAGATGCCTGCCTTTTATCCTCGGTGATCGTCAGATCCCTTCAGTTGGATTTCGGGAGTTCCGTCCACCTTCATGTTAGAAGCCTTCGGTGTGTGAGCAGCAACTCGTCAGGTTATCGCGCACGCGCACCGACGGGGGCGTGCACCTAAGGATGGAGACGAAAATGAAAGGTCTCTTCAAATGCTTCGCAACTGCGGCACTGATGTCGACTTATGCAGCGACCGGATCCGCGCAGAACTCAGACGCGGCCCGCGAGGCTGGGGTGAGTGGTGTAGGGACGGCCCGCGCCGGGGCGGGGATGCGAGGCGCCAGCGTCGCGCAGACGTCTCCGGGTGGCGATCGATCACGCATGCCTGGCGCAATCCACGCGCCTCACTCTGCGTCCGCGGCCTCCGGACGACGCGAGACGGCGCCGGATAACCGCGGTGCGAGCGCGCCGGCTGTTAATCAGGGGGTGACGCGCGGGGGGCCTGAGAATCCGAGTGGACTGAAGAAGCCCGATTGACTCGCCAGTGTGTTCATAAACGGCTCTGCGTTCTGATGGTGAAGCGATTGACACGCAGTTCAGGAGAAGATGAGAAACGGTCAGTGGACGCCGCGAACCATGCGCCCATGCTTGAACCGTACCAAACCGGCTTGGCGAGTTTCCATCAATCAGTTAGACGACGTAGATGTCTGACAGGAGTCATCGTCTGCTAGCAATCTCTATACCCAAAGGGTGACGGAGTGTGAAGCGCCCTCGTTTCGGGAAGCGACATCGAATGCGCGGCGGCCTCTTCAGATAGCACTGCCGGCGCAGCGTCGAATCCGCGGTAACCTGCCCTTTCGATCCTGGTCGCGGGCCGCAGCGCGAACACGTCTTCCGCTATGGCACCGACAGTGCAGCAGCAGACACAACTTTGCAATTGACCGCCAGTTTCATACGCTAGAGGTGCGCCTTACGTTGTTCGACCTCCTGGGCTTCCACGCGAAACGCTTCAAAAGGAGAATAGTGATGGCAAACTCGACGAGGTGGACCTCGGTCCTAAGCCACTGCATTGCCGGTTCAAGTCGGAAAACAGCAAGTCGCGTCTCTTGTCAGCGCTTCCTTCGCGCTTGGCTCGGCGTGCTGTGCGCCCTTCTGCTGACGGGCGAAGTCGCCCAGGCAGCTACTATCCATGGAGGCGACATCCTGGTTGTCGACGCTCGTGCGAGCAAGCTGTTTCTTGTAGATCCCAAGACCGGCGCCCGCACTGTCATCAGTGACTTTCTGGATCCGTCACAAGGGCCTGTGGACCGATCGCTTCTCGCGGGTGTCGCCATAGGACGGGGGAAGATATACGTCACCGCTGCGACTACCGGCATTTACGCGGTTGATCCGCGTACCGGTAACCGGACCCTCGTGAGCGACTTCACTACCGGGGCATTTCGCGGAGACGTGTTCGGCTCGACAGTGGATGCGTCCGGACGACTCATGACAAATTGGGCGCAACCGCAATTCGGTGGTGCTCCGAGGTCAATTGTTCGCATAGATACACGGACGGGCACCCGCGTTGTGGTCAGCGATCTCACGAACCCCGCTCAGGGCGACGTGTTCAACTGTTGTGTCGCGTACTTTACCGACCTTGCGCTGGAGAAAACCGGGGCGATCGTCGCAAGCGTCACGTGGTTCATCCCCGTCGGCCCCAGCCGGGACGTAGGGGACATGTACCGGGTCGATCCGCTTAGGGGTCAACGATCGCTGCTCAGCGATTTCACCAACCCGGCGCAGGGTGCCACCGGCCTGGTACC is a genomic window containing:
- a CDS encoding LysR family transcriptional regulator; amino-acid sequence: MDMLQAIRAFSRVASVGSFTTAAQELNLVTSQVSRAIADLETHLKVRLLQRTTRRVTLTEAGQRYLSHCEVILKQLAEGEAEVSEESAEPVGTLRIGVSTSFDRFHLSVLLSSYLERFPQVSASVTLLRHVQEALLGHYDVVLLCSSEPPGPGTLSECLGAMSSILCAAPVYLARYGVPKALCDLKQHRCVDYAGDLPSGQWQFQGPSGHETCSVGDMVLRSDLSDVLIDAIEAGLGIGPLPLRVGMQKLQAGTVMHVLPRYRMQARNVYVLLSSPPSLDKKVRTWVEFLKEALPQRLVREEAEFTPRLAPLFGDDEMPTNHVQNRGTLDT
- a CDS encoding OmpW family outer membrane protein, which translates into the protein MRNYKRAISSIGMAACICSAALVDDANAQSAGSITLSTGWLHVAPQGNATPLTVESVGGIAVNQQLSGTGAHASSTDTMGITTEYYVTDNIGVATLIGLPLTVNLVGEGTLSKYGNLGSTRPIPPAIVLRYHLFAAQSKFRPFVGLGVNYTWFTQVRTTNSQFVTDNLGPGGSAHASLSSSWNPVFEIGANYAITKHWSVGTAVGYVPLKTHLTLDGTTATGTHIVSSSTLRINPINVFLNIAYTF
- a CDS encoding VOC family protein, which translates into the protein MKLTTAQPARHPDPTTKASALAYLIFDRPDLEKAEQFLNDFGLQTVLRDEAQLLLRGTGASHFCYVVRKAPKSRFVGFGLQVDSRADLDALAKVPGASGAERSSLPGGGYVVRLADPSGFRVDAIWGHAPAATLSHRPPLPFNSVDAAVRINGTQRPPEHAPEVIRLGHVVLELADFQETSAWYTRHFGFIPSDVQVLPDGSPVVAFMRLDLGDKPADHHTLALAQGFLPTYSHSAYEVVDADAVGMGQRVLREQGWTHAWGIGRHILGSQIFDYWQDAWGDKHEHYCDGDLFTADAPTGVHGVSREAMAQWGPTMPRSFTKPKFTPASIVALFRNLRRSPDLTLSKLRTLAKLFA
- a CDS encoding fumarylacetoacetate hydrolase family protein, which encodes MALHVLHYLHQDRAQWGVVANGAITPIPGEFRSTAELIEANPVERLFVLSGPTVRESEVQWLSPVTANQQFVCQGANYRQHMIESGMDPDVKKFNMIFTKATSCIVPADSPVVKPDGVQFLDYEIELGLVLKRDISSRETVTEENLHEYVAGAVIVNDYSARDIQIPQMQFYKGKSYRTFGPVGPYLCLLEKQDIPKLKELVLTLTVNGTVRQNDSTSGLVYGPAETLTELSAIHDLRAGDLLATGTPSGCALSIPSPEKQRAAAQLPEAEKWRLFLKMQEERPQYLRVGDVVESYIASSDRSINLGVQRNVVVEEAA
- a CDS encoding porin; translated protein: MKRIALSTFSLALLGAAGAAHAQSSVTLYGLIDESIQYVYHADSANNHLFQTYAGNLQGDRWGLKGTEDLGGGLKAIFQLENGFDVNTGKLNQGGRLFGRQAYVGLTQDQYGTVTLGRQYDPLVDMVQPLTADNYFGSTFTTPGDVDNNDNSSRTNSAIKYVSPVWSGFQIEGMYAFGGVAGSTGAGQTWSGAATYSVGPFSFAAGYLRMENANTAAGRVSTTNPLSHWSSSVTSDGTFDSAINGAYSSAKSVDITSTAAQYVTGPFTFNIRYSFAQYKPDGFSLFQNQEKFHVAGGYAGYQLTPAMLIGLGYIYTHGAGDTSATYHQGSLGADYLLSKRTDLYLIGAYQHANGTQRALDGSHVTADASVGSYGLTAGSSSQVIVSLGIRHKF
- a CDS encoding acyl-CoA synthetase: MTGVANVRDVLAMEMKGQPADLPSSTYEMICRGAALNPSAPALSFFATADGYQNAECWTYSEFVRDVTRTANMFARLRVQRDSVVAYVLPNLPETHFVIWGGEAAGIVCAINPLLESDAIGELLNASAASVLVTLAPFPGTDLWQKVQAVLHKLPCLEQLVLVNPADRMQGEKGLAARALQRGECSKLHGPGGVHSAVPSHVGIHDFGTAIAGESGVALSSTRRTSIDDVSSFFCTGGTTGLPKIAVRRHGNEVANAWNAGQFFGESIGPGKTIFCGLPLFHVNAVMVTGLLAFSRGAHVVLGTPQGYRGEGVVKRFWEIVEHYRINFFSGVPTLYGSLLDVPVGERDISSLEYGLCGAAPMPVELLRTFQDRTGIRILEGYGLTEGTCVSSVNPPLGERRVGSIGLRLPGQAMKAVVVDETGRYVRDCVADEVGQLVISGPNVFAGYTRPEQNCGIWMEGGDGGRWLNTGDLGRCDPDGYFWLTGRRKELIIRGGHNIDPAAIEEPLHRHPAVQIAAAIGRPDMHAGELPVAYVQLKPGTTATEAELAEFLRHAINERAALPKGIRIVDAMPLTGVGKIFKPALKRRETADALESALIEAGVEDATVSLIDDTSRGISLHVELGDPAFEALATSALGRFPFAFSISAAVRQPKTEQATGTDPAATDAQGSPT